In Zingiber officinale cultivar Zhangliang chromosome 8B, Zo_v1.1, whole genome shotgun sequence, a single genomic region encodes these proteins:
- the LOC122013760 gene encoding serine carboxypeptidase 1-like — MKPSFSCLFFLLLRLLLFCFLHCVASSTARQRDVLNKFYFNNGAERSSSSSWARSLLSVSGLESKVYDNSGLKEGDKVVLLPGQPEGVHFDQYAGYVTVDRTNGRALFYYFAEAAENSGSKPIVLWLNGGPGCSSLGYGAMEELGPFRVMSDGKTLYRNPYAWNEVANVLFLESPTGTGFSYSNTTSDYATSGDRRTAIDALVFLINWFERFPEYKGRDLFITGESYAGHYVPQLAHVILHHKDRLINLKGIAIRHGSREQSIGNAVIDEETNNKGLLDYYWTHAFLADETIVAIHKFCNFSPGAQQQPPECNRAV, encoded by the exons ATGAAGCCAAGTTTCAGttgtctcttcttcctcctcctccgcctcctcctcTTCTGTTTCTTACACTGTGTGGCTTCTAGCACGGCGAGGCAGAGAGATGTGCTAAACAAGTTCTACTTTAACAACGGAGCAGAGaggtcgtcttcttcttcttgggcAAGAAGTCTTCTTTCAGTATCCGGCTTGGAGTCGAAGGTCTACGACAATAGCGGGCTGAAGGAGGGGGACAAGGTTGTTCTGCTGCCTGGCCAACCCGAAGGCGTGCATTTCGATCAGTACGCGGGGTATGTCACAGTCGACAGAACCAACGGACGGGCTCTATTTTACTACTTTGCCGAGGCTGCCGAGAACAGCGGATCGAAGCCTATTGTGCTCTGGCtcaatggag GGCCAGGGTGTTCATCGCTAGGGTACGGCGCCATGGAGGAGCTTGGGCCGTTTCGAGTCATGAGTGATGGCAAGACTCTGTATAGGAATCCCTATGCTTGGAACGAAG TGGCGAACGTCTTGTTCCTGGAGAGCCCCACCGGCACCGGCTTCTCCTACTCTAACACCACATCGGACTACGCCACGAGCGGCGACCGTAGGACGGCGATTGACGCTCTGGTTTTCCTCATCAACTGGTTTGAGCGGTTCCCGGAGTATAAGGGGAGGGACTTGTTCATCACCGGTGAGAGCTACGCCGGGCACTACGTCCCCCAGCTTGCCCATGTCATACTCCATCACAAAGATCGCCTCATCAATCTCAAAGGCATCGCTATAAGACATGGATCCCGAGAACAATCA ATCGGGAACGCGGTGATCGACGAGGAGACGAATAACAAGGGGCTTCTCGACTACTATTGGACGCACGCGTTCTTAGCCGACGAGACCATTGTTGCGATCCACAAGTTCTGCAATTTTTCGCCGGGTGCGCAACAACAACCTCCGGAGTGCAACCGAGCTGTC